Within Runella slithyformis DSM 19594, the genomic segment TGACAATTCAGCATTAAGAAGTGAATTAACCATCGTTAATTCTATTTAAAAAGAAGGGATTAATTGAAATCGATTTGGAGGTGTCTTTTTCTTAATGATGAATATGTACTAATTTATCCACACATAACATAACCTTTTTATGGATCCATTAATGAATGATATTGTATGTTTCTCCCATTTACGCTGGAATTTTGTTCATCAGCGGCCGCAGCATTTATTGAGCCGTTTTGCCAATAATTCACGTATTTTTTTTATTGAAGAACCCATTATTTATGAAGGCATGGATAAAATTGAGTTAAAAAGCCCTCATGATAATGTGTACGTAGTTGTTCCTTATCTTCAATCTTCTTTATCGACCTGTGCCGTTGAAAGACAGAAGACACTATTAGTGATGTTATTTCGACAGCAGGTCATTAAAAATTACCTGTTTTGGTATTATACTCCTCAGGCATTGACCATCAGCGATATATTTCGGCCTAAGCTTATTGTATACGATTGCATGGATGAATTATCCGCTTTTAAATTTGCCCCTATTGAATTAAAACAAAAAGAAAAGGAGCTTTTTTCAAAATCAGATATTATTTTCACAGGTGGCCAAAGTTTATTTGAAGCCAAAAAAAACTTACATGATGCCGTCTATTGCTTCCCGAGCAGTATAGATAAAGTACACTTCGGAAAAGCCCGAACCTGCACAAAAGAACCCGAGGATCAGGCAAAGATTCCGTTTCCCAGGATTGGCTTTTATGGGGTTGTGGATGAGCGATTTGATATTGAACTGTTGCGGCAGGTATCAGATGCCCGTCCTGATTGGCAGTTTGTGATCATCGGGCCCATCGTAAAGATCGATCCGACGACCTTGCCGAAGAGTGATAATATTCATTATTTGGGCAGCAAAAGCTACGATGAATTGCCCCTGTATCTTTCAGGGTGGGATATCGCCACGTGTATGTTTGCCCGCAATGAATCCACAAAATACATCAGTCCCACCAAAACGCCGGAATACCTGGCGGGAGGCAAACCGGTAATTTCGACCAATATTAAAGATGTGGTAGATACCTACGGTAAAAATGACCTCGTCTACATCGTCGAAAATGCGCAGGAATTTATTGAAAGTGCGGAAAAAGAATTGGCTAAAAAAGACAAAAAGGTTTGGTTGGAAAAGGTAGATTCCTTTTTGATGAATAATTCGTGGGATATCACCTGGGCCAGCATGATGGTTTTGATGCGCCATAAACTCAATACAAAGAGTGCTTTACAACGAAAAAGCAAGATATTGCCTCAAACGGTGTTTGAAAATTTCAGTCGAAACGTTGCCATTTGAAGAATCTGAAAAGTTTTTCAAATCCGGCAATTTAACTAACCTGTTGACTTCATGGTAGCAAAAAAATCTACGTTCGCTATCCCTGATGTATGGGCGGGTATTGAATGCAGCTTCAATAGAATCGGGGATTCTTTTTCAGATCAATTGGTATTCAGCGGTCATTATGAACGTGCGGATGACATTGATCAATTTGCCGAGTTGGGAATAAAAGCCTTGCACTATCCCATCTTGTGGGAACTGCATCAGCCTCAAAAAGAATCCGTTATTCAATGGGATTGGATTGCTGCACAATTGCAGAAAATTCAATCCCATTCCATTACACCCATTATTGGTCTGCTTCATCATGGGAGCGGCCCGGCGTATACGCATTTATTGGATGACGATTTTGCCACAGGATTGAGTTCTTTTGCTAAAAAAGTTGCCACGCGATTTCCTGAGCTTACGCATTATAAACCTATCAATGAACCGTTGACCACGGCCCGTTTTTCAGGCTTGTACGGGTTATGGCATCCGCATGCCCGAGAGGATGTGATTTTTGCTAAAATTTTACTGAACCAGCTGAAAGCCATTGTCCTTTCAATGGAAGAAATTCGTAAGATAAATCCTGAAGCAAAGCTGATTCAAACAGAAGATCTGTCTAAAACATACAGTACGCCTCTGCTGCAATACCAAGCCGACTTTGAAAACCACCGTCGATGGCTTACGTACGATATTCTGATGGGAAAATTGGATCGTCAGCATCCGCTTTGGTCGTATTTTATCGGGCTGGGGTTTTCCGAAAAATCGCTTTTGTTTTTTCAGGAAAGGCCCTGCATCCCTGATTTACTGGGAGTCAATCATTATGTCACTTCCGAGCGATTTCTGGACGATGATCTCTCCCGTTATCCTACTCATATGCACGGCGGTAATGGCCGGCATGCCTATGTGGATGTGGAAGCGATTCGGGTAAATCATCCGCACAAAGCAGGCCTGAAAGTATTGTTAGAGGAGCTCCGTGATCGATATCCGGCCATTGACATTGCCCTTACGGAAGTGCACCTGCATTGTACTCGTGAAGAACAACTTCGTTGGCTGAAGCATACATGGGATACCTGTGTGGAACTTAATGCTCAGGGGGCAAACATCAAAGCCCTTACCGTATGGGCCCTTTTGGGGGCTTTTGGCTGGAATAAACTGCTGACACAACCCGGCGGGGACTATGAATCCGGTATATTTGATCTGCGCTCTCCTTCACCTCGTCCTACCGCCTTGGCCGCGTTGGTCAAAGCGCTCAGCAACGGATGTGATTTTCAACATCCGGTATTGAAACAAAAAGGCTGGTGGGAAAAAGAGAGTCGATTCATCCATCCGCTTCCGCACAGAGAGAAGGTATTTGATTTTTTACCTCCCACTCAACCTTTATTGGTGATCGGAAAGAACGGTACATTGGGGCGTGCCTTTGGGCTGTTGTGTCAGCAGCGAGGCATTAAGTACCGCTTGCTGAGCCGTCAGGAATTGGATATTTGTGATATGCAATCCATTGAAGCGGTCTTTAAATCATACCGCCCTTGGGCAGTGGTCAACGCAGCGGGGTATGCCCGAATAGACAGTGCCGAACTGGAGCCTCAAAAATGTTTCAATGATAACGTCACAGGAGTCAAAAACCTGACGCAGGCCTGTAAAATGTGGGGGGTAAAGCTCCTTACCTTTTCCTCTTCGATGGTCTTTGACGGTATGAAAACCAGTCCTTATCTGGAAAGTGATCTTGTATCTCCTTTAAATACGTACGGACGAAGCAAAGTGGAGGCGGAAAAAGCAGTATTGGAGGCCGATTGTCGCGCGTTGGTGATTCGGACAAGCTTGATCTTTAGCCCTTGGGATCACCTTAATTTTGTGGGACAGATTGTTACTTCGCTCAATCGCGACGAACCCCTGGTCTGCCCCAAAAATGTTTTTATCTCGCCCACTTACCTTCCGGACTTGGTTCATACGGCTCTGGATCTGTTGATTGATGATGAGATCGGCATTTGGCATCTCACCAATCAGGGAGAAGTGAATTGGGCGGAGTTTGCTTCTGATATAGCACGCAGAACGGGCAATGACACGACGTTGATCAATCGACTGTCGCCTGAGCGTATGGCTTGGAAGGCCCCTCGACCCTACTACAGTGTGTTGGGCAGCGAGAAGGGAATCTTTCTTCCTCCTCTAACGCACGCGCTTGATCGGTACTTTATGGAGAAAGCCGGTTAGGAATAGTTAAGTCAAGCCCAAAAAGGCATTTAAGAAACAGAAGCAGTGCTGAAATGGTACCGCTATGTTCTTAAATGCCTTCTTCAATAAATCGGTATCAGACCTATTTCATTTTTATTCTTCTGCGGCTTCTTCGTTAATGGAGCTCTCAGCGATGGCTGTCAGCTTTATATCTGCTTCTTTCTCTTCTTGGAGGGTTTCGGCCAATAGGGCTGCAGCTTCATTTTCCCCCAATGTTTTGGCAAAAGTGACCAATGTACCATAAGAGGCAATCTCATAGTGCTCTACTTTCTGACTTCCGGCAATAATCCCGGCATCCCGTACATTGCCTTCTTCAGTACTCTCAATGATTTCGTTGGCTTCTTTGATAAGCCCTTCGATGGCTTCACATTTTTTGGCCTGCGGTTGCAGACCCAAGACCTCAAATACCTCTTCCAGGCGATCTACCTGCCCTTCAGTAACCGAAAGGTGCTCGAGCAGGGCGTCAGAAAGTACGCCTGATGTGGCTTTGTCGGCCATTTTGGGAAGTGCCTTCGTCAGGGCTTTTTCAGCGTAGTAAATGTCTTTCAACATGTCTTCAAATAATTCACGTAATCCGGTGGCGTTTTCGGCATCAGAGCTTTTTGAGGAAGTTTTCATGATTTTTATTTTATGGTTGAACAATCGGAGCATTTTGCAAAACAACAGGGCCAACAATGGGCGTTGATTATAATGAGGTTTTATTACCCCAAAGACGGGGTATGTACCACATAATGCGGCTTAATTACCACAAAATGGACCCATTCAATGTGGTATGAAAAAGAGTAAAAAGGGCAAAAGAAAAACTTTGTCGGGTTACTGTTGAAATCACAATTATGAAAATGAGCTGTTTGTCCGTGTCATTGTTTCCGGCCATTATAAATAATCAAATGACCGTGAGGGAGTATGCACATTTGTGTAAAAACCAAGGATTAGATGGCTTTGATCTGGGCAGTATTTTGCTGAAAAACCATACGCCGAAGTATGTGTCACATTTAAAAAAAGAAATTGAGGAAGAAGGAATCCCTTTGATAATGGTGACCGCTTATCCCGACTTTACACATCCTGAGGCATTACAGCGAATGCGGGAATTTGATTTTTTGGTACATGATATTGCGTTGGCTTCGGCTCTGGGAGCCAAGTACCTGCGCGTAACGGCGGGGCAGGCACATCCCGGAGTTTCTGTAGCGGAAGGAATAGAATGGGCCATTAATTCTCTGAAAAAAGCCGCTGCTGTCAGTGATCAATACGGCATTACACTGGTATACGAGAATCACGCCAAGCCCGGCGTTTGGGAATATATGGATTTCAGCAACCCACCCGAGATCTTTCTGAAAATTGCCGAAGGGCTGAGAAATACTTCCATCGGAATAAATTTTGATACAGCCAATATTTTGGTGGCGGGGCATGAAACTACGCTTGAGGTCTTGGAAGAAGTTTATGATAAAGTACTCACCATTCATGTGGCCGATACGGCTTCTATTGGAAAAATGGCTCCCGTTGCGTTAGGCACAGGTCTGGTGCCCTTTCGGGAAATTTTTCATTATTTAAAAGAAAAGGAATTTAACGGGTGGCTTTGCCTGGAAGAATTTGGTAATAACGGGGAAGAAGGGGTAAAACAGGCTATTGACTTTGTACGCAGTACGTGGATCGAAGCATAGGTCAAGGGCCGGTGTCATTCGGCCGGCATTATTTTTTAAGCTTGTCGTACAAATTATGTTTCATTAAAAAAACTCCTATGAAAAGTACCCATGTTATTGCAACGGTCGTTGCCGCTTCGGCAGTGGCGATTGCTCTGTCATCCTTTGTGAAAATTCCGAAAGGGGCAATTGCGGTAAAACCGTTTGACCAAAAAAAGTACCTTGGCAAGTGGTACGAAATAGCGCGTTTGGATTATAAGTGGGAAAAAAATCTGGACAATGTTACGGCAACCTACTCTTTAAAAGAGAATGGAGACATTAAAGTGGACAATCGAGGATATAATTTTAAAAAAGAAAAATGGGAAGAAAGTATCGGTAAGGCAAAACCCGTGGCTGACCCCGAAGAGGCAAGGCTGAAGGTCTCTTTTTTTGGACCGTTTTATGCCGGCTATAACGTCATTGCGTTGGATAAAGATTATAAATATGCGCTCGTTGTGGGAGATAATACCAGGTATATGTGGATTTTATCCCGCGAGAAAACAATTCCCGAAACCATAAAGCAAGATTACCTTGCTCAGGCTAAAGCATTGGGTTTCAGAACAGAAGAGCTTGTTTGGGTAAATCATGACAAAAATTAAAATCTTAAAATAATAAACGAAGTACCTTTTGATTATTTGAGGGTATTTTTTTATATTTATAACGTTATAATTTCGATATAAATACAAAAGGGAAGATTCAAATTTATTTAAAGTGGGAATCTTCCTGCAATAATCTTTTATTTCTTCTTCCTGCCGTATACACAGGTGCTATTATCTTCTTTGACGTAATAAGATTTAAAATTTTTCGCTTTGGGATCCATGCACCCTTTCAATTCAAGAAGTTCTACTTTTCTGAATTCCACAGGATGACTTTCGCTTTGCAATGAAATGCTTCCATGATCCAGCAATTTTCCACTGATCATCAAGGCCGGGTCGTGACCGCTGACATTACCGCCTCCCAACTGGGGCTTATTATATTCCAACACTTTTTCTCCATTGACAAAATGTTGAATCAGCGAATCGCCCAATACCAATACTTCCGCGCGTACCCATTGATCGCCGTTGTAGGTTTGGGAGGTTGAATTTATACAGTGCTGGGTAATGAGTTTACCGTCCATTACTACATTGGTGCCCGGTGTACACAGGTTACAGGTCGTTCTCTTTTTTTCATTGCCTCCCAATAATTGTACTTCAATCGACGCCGGAAAATCCTGGTCTTTGCCCATGGTTGCGGCCGGTTGGCCATGCACCATTATACCGCTGTTGCGCCAGGCCCAGCCTTCTCCTTTGGGAGCCTGCTCACCCACAAATCTGTATTCTACCGCCACACGATAATAGGAGAAATCCCCCTTGTAGAATATGTGCCCGTATTTTTGTTTGAAATCATCGTATTGATCATAACGAACCACCATTTTCCCATCCTCGACCCGAAACGTATTGCCATAGTTATCATTCAACCCATAGCCTCTGATCTTTACGTCCCAACCATCCAGGTTTTTACCGTTAAAAAGTTGTTTCCACTCCGGTGTTTCGGCTTTTTTTTGCCCAAAAGCGGCAATGGTACACAATAAGGATAGGGCGATAAGCAATGTTTTCATAGTCAATTCAGTAAGAATGTAAAAAGAATAGAAAGGCAAAACAGCCCTGCCCTTTGGTAATATAATAAAAGGGCAGGGCTGTACTTATTTTTGTTGTGAAAGAAACGATAACAGCGAAGCAAACTCCTCATACGACAACGCATTGGCCAGACCGGAAGGCATCATAGAGGTTTCCATTTCTTTACGACTGACGATATCCGATGTTTTTATGGTAAAAACCTGTCCGGTGATATCTCGCAAAACTACTTTCGAAGCTGATTCTTCCGTAATGAATCCCATATAGCTTTTATTCCGTTTTGCCGTGATAAGCACCGAAGAAAAGCCCTGTGAAATAGAGGCGTTCGGTTTAAGAATGGACTCTGCAATTTGTTCCCGGTTCATGATAGAGCCGATTTGGCCCATGAATGGCCCTTTCATCGTTTCTCCCTTAGAAAGGCTGTGACAGGCAATACATCCCTGTTGCGTAAAAAGTGTTTTTCCTAAGGCAGCATCTCCCGGAATTTTTGCCATCGCCAGCATTACATCTTCAATGGAAGCTTCTCCGATCTGGCCTTTTTTGTTTCTGATTTTTTCCAAATCCACTTTTATCTCTTCTTTTACCGCCACCGGCTCTTCAGCTCCAAATTCAGGGATTTCCATCCGATGCCGGCTGTTGAGGTCTACAAAGAACTTTTTATCCGCTGATTTACTCCATTCTTTCGTCAGAAAATCCTTGATATCTGCCGACGACTCCCACGTAATTGCCTTATAATAAGGGCCATGTGTATCCGGACGAGTACTCCACCACCATGAGCCGTCATAGTCTGCCTCTTTTTTATAAAGCCGTGAAAGGGTAATGATGATTTGCTTCTTCAAGGTTTCGTCATTGGTACGTTGATAGGCGTTGAGCAATCCGGCTACCGCCTTCGGATCATGCATGTAACGCAATGCCCAAAGAGCGATGGTTGAATTGGCCGTGCCGATCGCTTTTACACAGGCATCAACGGCGTGCAGACTTACCAATGAACGCACGGCAATGTGCGGTGGAATGATGGCTGAATTAGGCGTGGCATGGGGTCCTTCCGTTCCGATGGCGGGAGCCGCAAAACTACCCGGAACGCTGACTTGCACTAATGCCTCAGCCGCTTCCGGCCGGCCCAATCGGCCCAAACCTACCGCCGCCGCAATTTGAACGCGGGGCGATGCTGCCTTAAGTCCGTTTAGGAATGGTTCGATAGGAACCGTACTCAGCTTTGGCTTACGATCGGCCAACGCACGCAGGGCAAATTCCTGAAGATCTTTATCAGAGGTGAGTGTCACCAGATTTTCAATACCGTCGGTTCCGGCAGCTTGAGCGTAAGTATACAGGCCCGCCACGCGTACTGCAAGCGGCAACTTCCCGTCTGTAACAATTTTCCAAACGGGCTTTGCTGTTTTATTGGCCGGACGGGTAAGAAGTTCCTGCTGGGCCGCCAAACGGGCTACGCCGCTGCCTGATTTCAAAAGTGAGGTCAATTTTTTGACAGAGGCTTTTTTCAAATCAGCAAATGGCCTGTACTTCCAGTTGTTCGGAACGGCCCGCACCACAAACCCTTTGGAAGCATTACCGGAATAGCCCGCGCCATCCCAGGCCGAAAGATACGCTCGTCCGGAAGCATCAATGTCTACATCAGTAATTTGGGCAAGTTTTATAAATTTTTCTTCTTTTTGGGTAAAGCCCGCTCCATCCGGCGATAGTCGGTGAATATAGAGTTGGCTTCTGCCCCAGTCGGCCATCATCGGCACATTATTGTAGTTGGCCGGCCAGGTATCATCATCCATAAATAATGCGCCTGTGCCGGAGCCGCCGCCTAAATCAACCAATGCCGGAATGATCTCATCCGTAAAATGTTTGAACAACACCGGATAACCATATTCCCCCGATTGGATTTGATGGCTGAAACGGATGTTCCAGCCACCGCCGTCGTTGGTATTTCCACGGGCAAAAATATTCATGAAAGGGTCAATCGCAACGTCATAAATGTTGCGTAATCCATGGGTATACACTTCCATTTCAGTGCCGTCAGGACGAACACGTACAATTCCGCCCCCCAACATCGTCAATTTTTTGCCCGAGCGGTCGGTGGCATTGTGAAAACCAAAATCTCCCACGGCAATGTATATCCAGCCATCAATGCCCATGCGAATTCCGTTGGTCGCATGGTCCGTGCCGCGACTTTGCAGAAACTTTGGTGAACTGATATGCTCAATAATCGGTACCGAAGGGCCATCTGCCATCCCATCGTGGTTTTTATCTTCAAAAACGACCAGATCCATCCCTGAAGCTATGCCGGTTTCTTTGGAAAATTGGGTATGCAGTACATACAGCCGATCTCCTACCGGCAGAATACCGCGTGGATTGTCTACCATGGCATACGTAGTGTGTCGGTCCATTTTTCCGTCATTATCCGAATCAACGAGTCTCACAATGCTGCCTTTACCCGGTTTTTTCCCCAATGAACCGATCATATCCACGCCAACGTACACTTCTCCTGTAGGTGCAACGGCCAAACACGCCGGGCTGGGCGTAAGATCAGCGCTGCTGAAATTGGTCACGATCAGCTCTTCAGGCCATTCTGAAGCATTTCGCAGCGAATCGGCCCGCGCTGCCACGCTGTATTGTTGGGATGGTTCTGACTGCCAGGGTCTTGTACCGGCTAAAAAAAGAAAAAGAAAAGCAGAAAAAAAGGTGTAGGTAACTTTTAACATAAATGAAAGGATAGTGAGTATATGCTGAACAAAACGCTTACGTGCTTCTGCCAATATGGCAAAGAGTACGTAAGACACTATAAGGTTTATTATGAATGAATATAATCAGGGTGATTTGCTTTTGATTGATTTACTTAATTGATTCCTTACTGATTTTTAAGCGTCTTTATCAGTTTCTTCGCGATCACTTCATATCCTTTGTCTGAAGGGTGTAAGCCGTCATAGGTCATATCAATGGCTTCAACGGGGTAGGGATATTCATCCGTTTCGGGATTAAATGGAATGTCTATAAATTCCGGATATCGGTAGTTGCGGTATTGGCCGGTTTGAGGGTCTTTCAGGCGTTTGTACTCAACCAGATGCTTCAATTTCAACTTCCGATCATGGTATAAATCTACCATTGGAAAGTGTTCATATTTTCCAATAGTGTTGATTGCTTCGGCAAATTGCGCGAGCGTTTGCCCTTTTTTATCTTTGTAGGAGCCATAGGCATTGTTTTTCATATTGGCAATATAGACAAAATCGGCGCGTTGCATGGGCGTAATCAAAATGATTTTGGCATCTTTGTTCAACCCGCGCAATTTATTGATAATGAGTCGAAACGAACCGTAGACCGTACCGTTACCTGTATTGTTTTCATAATCGGCAAAGGTGCCCAGCGGCCGTCCGGCCCACCAATCATTGGTTCCCAAAAAAACAGAATACACGTCGGCTTTAACCAAATTCAATTCTTCAATCTTTTCGGCAATTCTCCCTGAGGTCCAGCCATTATGGCCTTGATTGATGTATTCAATTTCGGGCAGTTTTTCCACTACCCGCGTCATGTATCCTTTCGTAATTCGATTGCCGGTTTCGTTGGGATGTTCGTTTAGGTACGTAATGGAATCACCAATGGCTACCCAAACGATTTTCTTTGCCGAAAAAAAACTGAAAAGTCCGACCAGCACAATCAGAGACAGATATTTTTTCATCTTTAAAATTTTTATCATTCTACGACTCTGACGCTTATGTAAGAAGAGCCGACACCGGAGCTGTATACGCGATGATAGGCTTTTTGAAAATCAGCGGCTTCCGCTTTGTAAATATTCACAAACTTTTGCGGGTTGCGATCGACCAACGGAAACCAACTGCTTTGGATCTGAATCATGATCTTATGGCCTTTCTTAAACCGATGAGCGGCATCCTGCATGTCAAATCGGACGTTTTCCATTTTGTTGGGCACCATCGCTTCGGGCGTCGAAAAGCTCTTTCTGAACTTGGAGCGCATGACCTCTCCTCTGACCAATAGCTGAAATCCACCCATGGCTTTACGCGGATTTTCGGGGCTGTCATTGGGCGCATTTCCGGGATACACATCAATGAGTTTTACCACGAAGTCGGCATCTGTGCCGGTGGTAGATACAAATAGATTAGCCATTACATTTCCTGCAATGATCACATCTTCTGTCAGGACATCCGATTCATACACCAGCACATCGGGCCGGGTAGCTGCAAAACGCTGATCTTCGTACATAAAATCACTGCCCCTGATGTTTCGGATCTCTGCCGTGTACGGAACGGGTTTGTCCGGATCACTGAGGTATTCGTTGAATACCGGCTTAGCCCCTGCTTCCATCGTTGTGACGGTTGGCGAAAAAGACAGCTTTCTATTGGGATGCAGGTACAGTTTCTTCTCAACGGCATTCTTGGGTGGCCACTGATCGTATTTTCTCCACTCGTTGGCCCCGGTTTCAAAAATATAGGCTTTGGGAAGTTCAGGATTAGGTTTGTCTTTCAGATAATGATTGAAGAACGGAAACTCTATTTCCTTTTGATAAAACTCACTTGTTTTGGAACCAAAACGTATATGTCCGAGCGATTCCCCCGTGCCTCTCGACCAGCCCCCGTGAATCCACGGCCCCATTACCAGCAGGTTGGGCGATGTAGGTTTGTTGTTTTCAATGCCCTGATAGGTTTTCAATGGACCGTACAGGTCTTCCTGATCAAACCAACCGCCTACCACCATCACGGCGGGTTTAATGTTTTTCAAATGCGGAACGGGCGTACGCGATTGCCAAAACTCATCGTAGGTTTCATGCTCCATCAACTGATTCCAAATGCGATTCTCACCTTTAAATATCTTTTCATTGACATTTTTCAACGGCCCTAAATTTTTATAAAATTCATAGCCATCCGGTGTACCATAGGCCGAAAACCCGGGACGACCTCGGGGACTCGGCGTCGGTCTCGGAGCACCGTAGGAAGAGATAAACGAGAAGGTACCCATCAGAAAAAAAGCACCGTTATGATGTCGGTCGTCGCCCATGTACCAATCCGTGACCGGTGCCTGAGGTGAAGAGGCTTTCAGCGCCGGATGCGCTTCGATATTGGTCATGGTGGTATAGTAGCCCGGTGCGGAAATTCCCCACGTTCCAACTCTTCCGTTGTTGCCTTCTACATTTTTGATGAGCCACTCGATGGTATCGTACGCATCGGAGCTTTCGTCATTATCGGTTTTGTTTTTCTTTTTGGCAATAAACGGTCGATACGCCTCAAAATCACCTTCAGACATATATTTACCCCTAACATCCTGATAAACAAAAATATACCCATCATGGGCAAAGTGCATAGATGGCCCAAGAGAAAGTTTATACAGCGTATCGCCGTAAGGTGCGGAACTGTAAGGAGTACGATTGAGCATGATGGGATACTTTGCGCCCGTAGCAACATCTTTGGGTACATAAATGGAGGCAAACAATTTCACTCCGTCGCGCATCGGAATCATGCGTTCTATTTTGGTATAATGCTGACGAATGTACAGTGAATCTTCCCTGATTTTTGATAACTGGGCAAAGGCCCCTGTTGTCAGAAAGAGCAAAAGAAAAGCGACGGAAAGTGGCGCAATAAACGTGCGCAATGAATTTGTAAGAGGGTGGGATTTAGGCGTAGAGGAGTTCAAGCGATGAAGTATTTTAAATGAACTGTAACAGAAATGATTTTTTGATAAAGTATTTGCAATATACGGCTTCATTGACAATTATGCATTAAAAAGAGACCGGAACGGCCCGAACAATGACGCTTTAAAACTAGTCGGGCATTTTTTTGAGGTATTCTTTTTCGGTCTGTTTCTTGATGTAAAACTGCGTGGTTTCAAACAGTTCATGCCGCAAATGCCGCTGTACATGAATGGGTTCTACGCCTTTTTCGATCAACAGTTGCCCTACGGTATGACGGAGGCTGTGCGCCGAAACTTTCGGGCGTTTGAGCCCCGATGCTTTTAGGTATTTATCTACCCGATACCGAATTTGGGCCGTTTTCAAGTCGGGAAAAAGCGGGGTGTTCCCCGGGGCATTTACACCGGTCATATACCGGCACAAGGATTCGGCACAGGCCTCAAACAATTTAACTGCCTTCTTGGTATGCTTTCCTTTTCCCAATACCCACAACTGACCGCGTGCTAAGTCTACATCACCGATCAACAATCGGCACACTTCTACCGTACGCAGGCCCTCAATACCAAGCAGCGCCACAATGGTCCGGTCAGTTGGGTCTTCAATAGAAATCAGCAGCTCCGCCAATTCGTTTTCGCTTAGACTTTCTTTATAAAATCCCCGCTCAATTCTAAGGCCGCGGATGCTGCCAATCTCGTGCAAATCCTCCAATTGCTCGGCCGACAAATTCAGGCGATTACGATTTTTGATTACCCAAAGGGTTAACTGCTTAATGACCGAGAGGTAAAAATTGATGGTAAATGCCGATAAACTTTTACCGCGCAAAAAATGAATGTATTGGCCAACGGTCAACGTGGAAAAAGAAGCCGGCCGACCTGCTTCGGTTTCAGCCTGTATGTATTCAAAAAAAGCATTCAGCGCTTTGGTGTAGTTTTCGCGACTTTGGTCGCCGCGCAGATGCGTGGCATCCGCTAAGTAGCCCAAAATAAGTTCATTGGCGGCGGGTGATACTTTACTTGAAGCCGGAGCATCGGCTACGATACGCGGCTGTCCCTGCTGAATGTAGAATTTCAGAAATTTTCGGGCCGGTGAGACAACGTTTCCTTTTTTGCCCGCAGCGTACAAACTCAGGCTTACGGAATCAATGCCAAAATTATGATCAAGGCAATACAAAACGTACGCTCGCGCAATACGCGGATAATTGTTGGGTTTTTTCAGCCAAGCTTCAAAGTAACTTACCAATTGACTCACACTCAAAACGGCATTGCCGCCCGTCTTTGTTATTTTCTCCTGTTGCGCAATTCGTTGAAGCATCATGGGCGGTCTTTTCATTTTTATAAAAATACCCTATTTTTCAACGTTGCACAAATGATATTTTGCGTTAATT encodes:
- a CDS encoding CocE/NonD family hydrolase produces the protein MKPYIANTLSKNHFCYSSFKILHRLNSSTPKSHPLTNSLRTFIAPLSVAFLLLFLTTGAFAQLSKIREDSLYIRQHYTKIERMIPMRDGVKLFASIYVPKDVATGAKYPIMLNRTPYSSAPYGDTLYKLSLGPSMHFAHDGYIFVYQDVRGKYMSEGDFEAYRPFIAKKKNKTDNDESSDAYDTIEWLIKNVEGNNGRVGTWGISAPGYYTTMTNIEAHPALKASSPQAPVTDWYMGDDRHHNGAFFLMGTFSFISSYGAPRPTPSPRGRPGFSAYGTPDGYEFYKNLGPLKNVNEKIFKGENRIWNQLMEHETYDEFWQSRTPVPHLKNIKPAVMVVGGWFDQEDLYGPLKTYQGIENNKPTSPNLLVMGPWIHGGWSRGTGESLGHIRFGSKTSEFYQKEIEFPFFNHYLKDKPNPELPKAYIFETGANEWRKYDQWPPKNAVEKKLYLHPNRKLSFSPTVTTMEAGAKPVFNEYLSDPDKPVPYTAEIRNIRGSDFMYEDQRFAATRPDVLVYESDVLTEDVIIAGNVMANLFVSTTGTDADFVVKLIDVYPGNAPNDSPENPRKAMGGFQLLVRGEVMRSKFRKSFSTPEAMVPNKMENVRFDMQDAAHRFKKGHKIMIQIQSSWFPLVDRNPQKFVNIYKAEAADFQKAYHRVYSSGVGSSYISVRVVE
- a CDS encoding tyrosine-type recombinase/integrase — protein: MKRPPMMLQRIAQQEKITKTGGNAVLSVSQLVSYFEAWLKKPNNYPRIARAYVLYCLDHNFGIDSVSLSLYAAGKKGNVVSPARKFLKFYIQQGQPRIVADAPASSKVSPAANELILGYLADATHLRGDQSRENYTKALNAFFEYIQAETEAGRPASFSTLTVGQYIHFLRGKSLSAFTINFYLSVIKQLTLWVIKNRNRLNLSAEQLEDLHEIGSIRGLRIERGFYKESLSENELAELLISIEDPTDRTIVALLGIEGLRTVEVCRLLIGDVDLARGQLWVLGKGKHTKKAVKLFEACAESLCRYMTGVNAPGNTPLFPDLKTAQIRYRVDKYLKASGLKRPKVSAHSLRHTVGQLLIEKGVEPIHVQRHLRHELFETTQFYIKKQTEKEYLKKMPD